The genomic DNA CGACCCACAACAGTGATAATTCGTGGTGTAGCAAAATGGAAACGGCTGCGAGGGCAGCTCCCAATGCTAAGGAGCCCATGTCACCCATAAAGATTTGCGCGGGCTTGTGGTTGAAAACTAAGAAGGCTAACACGGCGCCCACGACAGCCCAGCAAAACAGTTCGACTTCGTACTGTCCCTGAACTTGGGCAACAATTCCGTATGCGGCAAACGCAAGCGCACTTAACCCACTGACCAAGCCATCTAAGCCATCGGTCAGGTTAACCGCGTTAGAAAAACCGGTTAACCAGATTACTACAAACACGACGTAGAGCAAGCCGAGGCTGATTTCTCCAGCGCCCATAAAGCGTAATGACATTGGAAAGCCAGCGACGTAGTAACCGGCCGCAAACACTAGGGAACCAAAAACCTGCAGGGCAAATTTTTGCCACGCCTTAAACCCTTCGTTTTGACGCCGAAACAGTTTAATACTGTCGTCCCACATTCCGATTAAACCAAAGAACAACAACACAAACAATAAAATCAACAGAATCGAGGTCAATTGGTGGGTGAAGAATCCAATTACTACCCCCGTTAAAATAATGGCGGTCACGAAGCCTAAGCCTCCCATGGTTGGGGTACCGCTCTTCTTTTCGTGCCAACTGGGACCCTCTTCGCGAATCATCTGGCCCTCTTTGTTAGCGCGAAAGTATTTAATTAACACCGGCGTAAACCCGAGCGTTAAACAAAAACCCATCACGAGGGGAATCAATCCATCCGTTATTTCCATTGCGTTCCATTCCTTTCTTGTTCTGTTCGTTATTAACCTTAGTTAAGGGCGACATCCAGAGTGGCATGCTCGGCAAAATCCTGGTTTGGTTTAATACTCTGATCCTTTACGTGTCCCGTACCATTGTAATTCACTTGCAGGTTAACGAGCTGGGCCAGTTCTTCGACCTCTTCCTTACTCCAGCCCGTCAAATCAGGCATTTTCATTTGGCCGTCGGTGCGTAACAGCACCCGGGAACTCAAATCCGCTGGGGCTTTCGGCGCCGGGCTTTGTTGCTGAACGGTCGCCCCCGTGCCAATCACAACGGAATTCACCTTTTGTTTTTGTAATGTCGCCTGGGCCGCAGCAACCGGTTGCTTGGTAACGTCTGGTAACGGTGTCAGCTTTTGTTTCGCACGCTCATTATCGAGCGCTTTTTTCATGACAACGTTAAAAATCTTGGCAATTTCTTTGGTAGCACTCTGGGAACCCAATTGCGGTTGCTTCATCGTCACGTACATGATGTAGCGCGGATGTTTAGCTGGCGCCATCCCGGCGACTGAATACAGATAACTATCGTTACCGTTTTCGTACTGACCATTAGCATCTGTAACTTGCGCGGTCCCCGTCTTAGCGGCAACCCGATAGCCATCGATTTGAAAGTCATGCCCAATTCCATAATTCTTGTACACAACATCTTCCATGTGCTTACGCATTTGTTGCGCCGTCGTAGCCGAGATTGGATGGCCGACGATTTTCTTCGGATACCGTTTCAGCACTTTTTGATTTTTGGCATCCGTGACCTGATCAACTAAGCGCGGTCGAATCATTGTCCCATCATTAGCGATGGCCGTAAAGCCCTGCATCATTTGCAGCGCCGTTACTTGAATCCCCTGTCCAAACGCCGTATTGGCCTGTTCGATTGGGCGTTCAAACTGCATTACACCATGCGATTGTTGGTCAAAGTCAGAGGTATTATTTTGCAATAGCTGGAACCGGTTAATGTAATTTTTCCAGGTCTTTGGTCCCATGTTCTCTTCTAAGTGAGCCATG from Fructilactobacillus ixorae includes the following:
- the mraY gene encoding phospho-N-acetylmuramoyl-pentapeptide-transferase is translated as MEITDGLIPLVMGFCLTLGFTPVLIKYFRANKEGQMIREEGPSWHEKKSGTPTMGGLGFVTAIILTGVVIGFFTHQLTSILLILLFVLLFFGLIGMWDDSIKLFRRQNEGFKAWQKFALQVFGSLVFAAGYYVAGFPMSLRFMGAGEISLGLLYVVFVVIWLTGFSNAVNLTDGLDGLVSGLSALAFAAYGIVAQVQGQYEVELFCWAVVGAVLAFLVFNHKPAQIFMGDMGSLALGAALAAVSILLHHELSLLWVGLVFVLETLSVILQVGSFRLTGKRIFKMTPIHHSFEMLGWSEWKIDLVFWAVGLFTAVTGVLAMI